The Panicum virgatum strain AP13 chromosome 3N, P.virgatum_v5, whole genome shotgun sequence genome includes the window GCTGAAAATACAAATATGGAAATAAGGGTTAAACAATAAGTCATCGGGGAAATTATAAACATGCATGATATGACTGATACATCTTGCAATAGTTTTGCCTTTGATAAACATTAATGTTTTTGCTCCTGATTAGGtgctttgtatttttttttgtgtgtgattCTTATGAAAGTCACTAACATGCCTGATATGACTGATGCATCTTTCAATAGCTTATTGCAGCAAATGTATTTCATCGAGATCTGAAACCAAAAAATATTCTGGCAAATGCTGATTGCAAGCTCAAAATATGTGACTTCGGCCTGGCCAGAGTAGCTTTCAACGATACTCCAACTGCCATCTTTTGGACGGTATACCATCTTTTCTCCAATATGCTGTTCAATTCTTGTGGCTAGTCTAGTTTTCTAGCATTAGTTAATTATTTTTTACTCTATTTTTAGGATTATGTTGCAACTAGGTGGTACCGAGCACCTGAGCTGTGCGGATCTTTTTTCTCCAAGGTTGGTCTTCTGAACATGCATTTTGATTTGATGTCAACCATGATACCAGCAAAAGTATTCattatctatttttctctttgttATTTGTATAATCTAATTTAATGTGGTTAGCAATTACTTTCCAATAATGCTGCAGTTCTGGATCAGGAAACAAACATGCATGCCATTTCCTTAGTAGTTCAATTATAGTAGCTTTATATTAAGGGACGTAATTAGCTTTGTGTCAATGAGTACTAGTCCGAGTGTCCGACAACTAAAAGCAAGTTCTTGCACGATGTATTGTTAGTGAGTCTGCTACACTTGCTTTTTATCATAGACTGTTCAATGTAATTACGGTAAGGACTACCCAGCTGTGCTCACGGTACCTATTTATTTCATTACATGActgcaagataaaactatactTGGCTGAAACAATAGTTGAGTTTGATGAACCTCATGATTACCAGTCACagagaattaaaaaaaaaatagaatctCCTCATGCATAGGATGTTTAAGCTCAGCATATTAATTCACCACAGTTTAAGTAGGAACATAAACACCTTGTATGACCACTTTGCAATACAAATATTtcctagaaaaggaaaacacaaAAAATCCTTTGTTAGTGACAGATGTAGTTTGTGCAGTATATGGAGCATTGTTGAACCTTTTTTATTTCTTGCAGTATACACCAGCGATAGATATATGGAGTATTGGCTGTATATTTGCAGAGCTATTAACTGGAAAACCTCTTTTCCCTGGGAAAAATGTGGTACATCAACTCGATATAATTACAGATCTCCTGGGAACACCTTCTCCAGAAGCAATATCTAGGGTAGGTACTGTTTGGCATCAAAATGTTCATTACATTGTAATGAATAGTCTAATGCTTCTAGCTACATGTAATCATGCTGTAGATTCGAAATGAGAAGGCTAGGCGCTACTTGAGCAGTATGAGGCGGAAAAAGCCTATACCGTTCACACAGAAGTTCCCAAATGCAGATCCACTCGCACTAAATTTGCTGGAGCGAATGCTAGCTTTTGAGCCAAAAGACAGGCCAAGTGCTGAAGAGGTGATTTTACTGAACACAATTTTTAGTACTGTATTATAGAGTGTTATCAACTTTTCATGCTAGTAACCTGAAGTGCCAGTACCAACAACTAACGTCTCATACACATTGCAGGCTCTTGCTGATCCTTATTTCAAGAATATAGCCAATGTGGATAGAGAACCTTCTGCACAGGCTGTCACAAAGCTTGAATTTGAGTTTGAGAGGCGGAGAGTTACAAAGGATGACATAAGGGAACTCATATATAGAGAGATTCTTGAGTATCATCCAAAGATGTTGAGAGAATTTCTTGAGGGAACTGAGTCAAGTGGTTTCATGTACCCAAGGTGTGTACCTATGCAATTCTTTACAATCTTTTGACTGAAATGTTCCTAATTTAGTTGATTTTATGATTCTATTGTTAGTAACCTGGCTACTCTATATGTTTGTTTATAGTGTTCTTGCTTGATTACCTGCCCAGGTTtatgaatcaaataatataattttttgcATGATAACATGCCTTGTCATTTTTTCTGCTCTATTAATATTGATTAGTGGTACGTGAAGCATGATTTAAATGGTTTTGTTAGATTGGTATTGAGTAGTGTTTCCTTATTTTATTGAACaagaattaattttgattaacaTAACTTGCCAGTCAATAAATAAATTGAGACTAAATTTTTGGTAGAACTGAAATGAGTTGCTCTGTATGTTTTCAGTGCAGTAGATCATTTTAAAAAGCAGTTCGCGTTTCTTGAGGAACATTATGCCAAGGGTTCTACAGGAACCCCACCTGAGAGGCAACATAACTCATTGCCACGGTAAGATATCAATCTTTGTTCCTGTGATTGTCTCGAATTAACTGACAACAGTTTTAGCCATGACAGAATATCTTGTTCCTGACTATCTCGTGTATTGTAATAGGCCTTCTGTTATCTATTCGGATAACCGACAACAAAGCACAGCCAACATCACCGAGGATCTTTCCAAGTGTTTAATCAGAGAAAATACACAAAAGACACAGCAACATTCTGCTTCAGTTGCTGCAAATAAATTTCCACTCCATGCTCCTCATGGTAAACACCTGCAACTCCAAAGAGGACACGGTGGTTAACTGTATAAAACAAATGTGTTGTTACTGCACCTCAATCTAGTTACACAAATACTTCTATTTGATTTAGTAAAAAAACATGCATCCACATTATAAATATCAGTTAAGTAGCAAGTTTCTGGTTTATTATCTCTATGTTCCTATCTACTTTACCTGCATCTGTTTAACTGGTTACTAAATGTTATCTCTACTTATCTCTTACATCTGACAGGTGCTGCCACGAGGCCTGGTAAAGCAGTTGGTTCAGTGCTGCAGTACAACCCCGGTCCAGCATCTGCTGCTGAACAGTATGACCAACGAAGGGTCGCTAGGCACCCAGCAATTGCACCAAACAATATCCCTTCTGGAAGCTCATACCCTAGAAGAAATCAGACCTGCAAGAGTGAGACGGGTGATGCAGAAAGGATGGACGTGAACCAAGCTGGACAGTCAAAGGCATACACAGCAAACAAGTTACCTGCTACCGTGGATGGTCGCAGTGGCCACTGGTAGATTTCCGCTGTGCACCAGCAAACTATTTCCTGACTTGCTATCAGCATCAGTTACTTATGCTAAGTGCTACATCATTCTGACAAATTCAGAAATGTAGTCCTGTACAGATTTGTATTCTTTGTCCTGATGCCTAAATTCTGAAAGATCGTAGAACTGAAAGATTCTCTAAATTCCGGATTCTTTGTACTTGAAGTTCCTGGGTTTCAATCTGTCGCGATCACTAAAATCTGGTGAAGATTTGTCAGACTGATTTACGGTGGAAACTCACTGCCAGAGTGCCAGTAGGTGGGCTTGGCTGCAGAGTTCGAGATTGAAGCTGTTCATGAACTTCAACCTGGTTGCTCTGGAGCCAAACTGAAAGGTTAGTAGTTGCTGTTAAGCATGTACACGTCAGGTGCAGAATGTTCATTTGGGGATCGGGACCACGAACTGCAACTATGTACACTTTCTTAATATCGTATCATTGTAATCTGCACGTTTCTGAGTTCTAACATCTGAGAGTGGCCATTGTATTTTAATTTATTAATTGACTGTAATATTGAACAATTTGTTTACTATTATATAACTCATGTGAAAATTCCTATAATGTGGAGGTTACATGCCTGTTTGATTGGGGGATATGTGATATAGTGGAAGTGTTGGAACCTGCCTTCAGAATTGTTTTGACTAGGGTTACTTATTTGGgaaattcttttttttgttgagaTTTTTTTACTAGGGGTTCTTGCCCTCGTGAAAGCTGCTTGTGCTTGTTAGCTCACGAAGTCTTGTTAGCTGGCTCAGTAAGACCTACACGCAGTTGGGCAGAAAGTAATTCCCTGGTGGACGACCCTTACTCGACGCCAAGAAGCTCATGAAGATAGCTGCGGTCAATGATTATGTAAATTTACATAAAAAATAGGGATATTTGGTCATATAAGAGGACACTATAACAAAAAATTGGTGGTTGTAATATTGATTCAGACATGGTCGATATATAAACGACGACATATATGATGAGAAACCATAATATAATTAACACTAATTGTCCTACATATATTCGGAAAACATCGGATACTCGTTCATTGCATTGTGCATCGCAATGAATTATTGATACCAtgtttaggaaaattctagGCCAATACCACTTAACCTGCATATAATGTCATCAACGAGCGAGCTAACAAGTCGCCATGCATCTTAGGAAACTAAACCATAGATAAAAACTAGTTACTACTGCATGTTATCTATATCCATCCAATGCCCAGGAAGTCCCGGCTGATCACCAATCGAGGCCGTTTGGATTTTAGGCCCCTCTGGTGCAACAGTTGCAGAAGAACTAGACCCGATCTGTTGCACAGTCCAAGTGGTCGCCTGACTGCTGCTCGCCTGGCCATCCTGTACAGGAAGAGTGACCAAATCTATGCAAGGTTGTTCATGGTGGCAAGCTGGCTGCAGGATCCATAGCTGTTTTGATTATTTGCACCACCAGCAAAGGCGAGTGCCTCCAAGCTGGAAGAGTTGCTCTGTGCCGCCAAACGTTCAGCATCATAGAGGCCAACATCATTAATATTGTAGCGTTGCTTCTCGGTGGTGTGCTCTATCCTACGGAAATACTTCTGCGCATGGCTGGAGACCTGCATTGGTGTCTTAGTGGTGACAAAGTGCCTAGAGATGTTCGTCCAATCGCCGCGGCCATACATGTGCAAACCACAGAGGAACTGCCTACAGT containing:
- the LOC120664217 gene encoding mitogen-activated protein kinase 14 isoform X1 — encoded protein: MQHDLKKKAPSEMDFFTEYGEGSRYKIEEVIGKGSYGVVCSALDTHTGEKVAIKKINDIFEHVSDATRILREIKLLRLLRHPDIVEIKHILLPPSRREFRDIYVVFELMESDLHQVIKANDDLTPEHYQFFLYQLLRGLKYIHTANVFHRDLKPKNILANADCKLKICDFGLARVAFNDTPTAIFWTDYVATRWYRAPELCGSFFSKYTPAIDIWSIGCIFAELLTGKPLFPGKNVVHQLDIITDLLGTPSPEAISRIRNEKARRYLSSMRRKKPIPFTQKFPNADPLALNLLERMLAFEPKDRPSAEEALADPYFKNIANVDREPSAQAVTKLEFEFERRRVTKDDIRELIYREILEYHPKMLREFLEGTESSGFMYPSAVDHFKKQFAFLEEHYAKGSTGTPPERQHNSLPRPSVIYSDNRQQSTANITEDLSKCLIRENTQKTQQHSASVAANKFPLHAPHGAATRPGKAVGSVLQYNPGPASAAEQYDQRRVARHPAIAPNNIPSGSSYPRRNQTCKSETGDAERMDVNQAGQSKAYTANKLPATVDGRSGHW
- the LOC120664217 gene encoding mitogen-activated protein kinase 14 isoform X2; amino-acid sequence: MDFFTEYGEGSRYKIEEVIGKGSYGVVCSALDTHTGEKVAIKKINDIFEHVSDATRILREIKLLRLLRHPDIVEIKHILLPPSRREFRDIYVVFELMESDLHQVIKANDDLTPEHYQFFLYQLLRGLKYIHTANVFHRDLKPKNILANADCKLKICDFGLARVAFNDTPTAIFWTDYVATRWYRAPELCGSFFSKYTPAIDIWSIGCIFAELLTGKPLFPGKNVVHQLDIITDLLGTPSPEAISRIRNEKARRYLSSMRRKKPIPFTQKFPNADPLALNLLERMLAFEPKDRPSAEEALADPYFKNIANVDREPSAQAVTKLEFEFERRRVTKDDIRELIYREILEYHPKMLREFLEGTESSGFMYPSAVDHFKKQFAFLEEHYAKGSTGTPPERQHNSLPRPSVIYSDNRQQSTANITEDLSKCLIRENTQKTQQHSASVAANKFPLHAPHGAATRPGKAVGSVLQYNPGPASAAEQYDQRRVARHPAIAPNNIPSGSSYPRRNQTCKSETGDAERMDVNQAGQSKAYTANKLPATVDGRSGHW